A genomic stretch from Theobroma cacao cultivar B97-61/B2 chromosome 4, Criollo_cocoa_genome_V2, whole genome shotgun sequence includes:
- the LOC18602792 gene encoding purple acid phosphatase 23 — MEDCKLCILVTFFLIITKVVVTGKDIPTTLEGPFDPVTIRFDPSLRQGSDDIPMDDPRLKKNVTSMFPEQIALALSTPTSMWVSWVTGDAQIGSNVTTLDPTSVASEVWYGKESGKYTSKKTGNATVYSQLYPFEGLLNYTSGIIHHVIIDGLEPGTKYYYRCGDSSLPAMSDEHVFETLLLPGPNSYPRRIALIGDLGLTSNSSTTIDHLTKNDPSLILMVGDLTYANQYLTTGGKGVPCFSCAFPDAPIRETYQPRWDGWGRFMKPLISRVPMMVIEGNHEIEPQVAGITFKSYLTRFAVPAEESGSNTNFYYSFDAGGVHFIMLGAYVDYNSTGAQYAWLKEELHKVDRMVTPWLVAAMHPPWYNSYSSHYQEFECMRLEMEELLYQYGVDIIFSGHVHAYERMNRVYNYTLHSCGPVYITVGDSGNIEKVDVDHADDPGKCPSEGDNIPEFGGVCHLNFSSGPAKGKFCWDRQPEWSAFRESSFGHGILEVLNSTYALWTWHRNQDIYKEESSGDQIYIVRQPELCSPSTSLKGSNETQQGAQVKESAAVSAKWAWFLPLFFIVIIAFC; from the exons ATGGAGGACTGTAAACTGTGCATTCTTGTTACTTTTTTCTTGATCATAACAAAGGTGGTTGTTACTGGGAAAGACATACCAACAACGTTAGAAGGTCCATTTGATCCTGTAACTATCCGTTTCGATCCGTCTTTACGTCAAGGCAGTGATGACATACCGATGGATGATCCGAGGCTCAAGAAGAATGTCACCTCAATGTTTCCAGAACAAATAGCTCTTGCTTTATCCACACCGACTTCAATGTGGGTTTCTTGGGTTACAG GGGATGCACAGATTGGTTCCAATGTGACTACGCTTGATCCTACATCAGTTGCCAGTGAGGTTTGGTATGGGAAAGAGAGTGGAAAATATACAAGCAAAAAGACAGGAAATGCAACTGTTTATAGCCAATTGTACCCATTTGAAGGGCTCTTGAATTATACCTCCGGCATCATTCACCATGTGATAATTGATG GTCTGGAACCAGGAACAAAGTATTACTATAGGTGTGGAGATAGCTCTCTTCCAGCTATGAGTGATGAACATGTCTTTGAAACTTTATTATTACCTGGTCCAAATTCCTATCCTCGTAGAATAGCACTTATAGGAGATTTAGGTCTAACCAGCAATTCATCAACAACTATTGATCATCTGACTAAGAATGATCCCTCATTGATCTTAATGGTTGGAGACTTGACCTATGCAAATCAGTACCTTACAACTGGTGGGAAAGGAGTTCCATGCTTTTCATGTGCTTTTCCAGATGCACCAATTAGAGAGACTTATCAACCTCGCTGGGATGGATGGGGAAG GTTCATGAAGCCGTTGATCTCAAGAGTTCCTATGATGGTCATTGAAGGCAACCACGAAATTGAACCTCAAGTAGCTGGGATCActttcaaatcatatttgacAAGGTTTGCAGTTCCAGCTGAGGAGTCTGGCTCTAACACTAACTTTTATTACTCTTTTGATGCTGGAGGGGTACATTTCATTATGCTGGGGGCATATGTTGACTATAATAGTACAG GAGCTCAGTATGCTTGGCTAAAGGAAGAGCTACATAAAGTAGATCGAATGGTAACCCCATGGCTAGTAGCAGCAATGCATCCACCATGGTATAATAGTTACTCCTCACACTATCAGGAATTTGAATGCATGAGGCTGGAAATGGAAGAACTTTTGTATCAATACGGAGTTGATATCATTTTTTCAGGTCAT GTTCATGCTTATGAGAGGATGAACAGAGTATACAATTATACATTACATTCATGTGGACCTGTCTACATAACAGTTGGAGACAGTGGGAACATTGAGAAAGTTGATGTTGATCATGCAGATGACCCTGGAAAGTGCCCCTCAGAAGGAGATAATATACCAGAGTTTGGAGGTGTGTGTCATTTGAATTTCTCTTCTGGTCCTGCTAAAGGCAAGTTTTGTTGGGACAGGCAACCAGAGTGGAGTGCATTTAGAGAAAGCAGCTTTGGACATGGAATACTTGAG GTTCTGAATTCAACATATGCATTGTGGACTTGGCACAGAAATCAGGATATCTATAAGGAGGAAAGTTCTGGTGATCAAATATATATTGTGCGACAGCCTGAATTGTGCTCTCCCTCTACATCCTTAAAA GGATCCAATGAGACTCAACAAGGAGCGCAAGTAAAAGAAAGTGCAGCCGTATCTGCAAAATGGGCATGGTTTCTGCCATTGTTCTTCATAGTTATCATTGCTTTCTGTTGA
- the LOC18602790 gene encoding probable voltage-gated potassium channel subunit beta produces the protein MQYKNLGRSGLRVSQLSYGAWVSFGNQLDVKEAKSLLQCCKDNGVNFFDNAEVYANGRAEEIMGQAIRELGWKRSDIVVSTKIFWGGPGPNDKGLSRKHIVEGTKASLKRLDMDYVDVIYCHRPDSSTPIEETVRAINYVIDKGWAFYWGTSEWSAQQVTEAWGVAERLDLVGPIVEQPEYNLLTRHKVESEYLPLYTNYGLGLTTWSPLASGVLTGKYSKGSIPADSRFALDNFKNLANRSLVDDVLKKVNGLKPIADELGVPLAQLAIAWCAANPNVSSVITGATKESQIQENMKALDVVPLLTPAVMEKIEAVVQSKPKRPDSYR, from the exons atgcaGTACAAGAACCTCGGCAGATCAGGTTTAAGAGTAAGCCAACTCTCCTACGGAGCCTGGGTCAGTTTCGGTAACCAACTCGATGTTAAAGAAGCAAAGTCACTCCTTCAGTGTTGTAAAGACAACGGGGTCAACTTTTTCGACAACGCCGAGGTTTATGCCAATGGCCGTGCTGAGGAGATCATGGGTCAGGCTATTAGGGAGTTGGGATGGAAACGCTCGGATATCGTGGTTTCGACCAAGATCTTTTGGGGTGGACCGGGGCCTAATGATAAGGGTTTGTCGAGGAAGCATATTGTGGAAGGAACTAAGGCGTCGTTGAAAAGGCTTGATATGGATTATGTTGATGTGATCTATTGTCATAG GCCAGACTCAAGTACTCCTATTGAAGAGACGGTGAGGGCTATAAATTATGTCATCGATAAGGGTTGGGCATTTTACTGGGGGACAAGTGAGTGGTCAGCACAACAAGTTACTGAAGCATGGGGAGTAGCAGAGAGGTTGGACTTGGTGGGGCCAATAGTGGAGCAGCCTGAGTATAATTTATTGACTAGGCACAAG GTTGAATCTGAGTACCTTCCTCTGTACACCAACTATGGCCTAGGGCTTACCACATGGAGTCCACTTGCATCTGGAGTGCTTACAGGAAAGTACAGCAAAGGAAGTATACCAGCTGATAGTCGGTTTGCATTAGATAATTTCAAA AATCTTGCTAACCGATCACTAGTTGATGATGTGCTGAAGAAAGTCAATGGACTGAAGCCAATTGCAGATGAACTAGGTGTACCTTTGGCTCAACTTGCAATTGCATGGTGTGCTGCAAACCCTAATGTATCATCAGTTATTACTGGTGCTACAAAGGAATCTCAG ATTCAAGAGAACATGAAGGCACTTGATGTAGTCCCATTACTGACGCCTGCTGTTATGGAGAAGATTGAGGCTGTTGTTCAAAGCAAGCCAAAGCGTCCAGATTCATATAGGTAG